A single window of uncultured Pseudodesulfovibrio sp. DNA harbors:
- a CDS encoding pilus assembly protein TadG-related protein, with product MTILRNLFSQQHGVASILVGMCMAALMGMCALAVDIGRIYIKRGAIQTAADAGALAGANSLMAEGSDIEKLRAIVTKYAERNLTATDIPNESVTPTDIVFLRDGVPDEDQPNQVEVTVTLNEAQGNPFPLYFGKAIGIPFANIQVVARAGIVGICSSKCIKPFVVPTKFTWNDSAAPATKYYENDRMDVESVQELDSVEVLGYTQDDVGTQIIIKPGDPSLAIAPGQYNLIDLPPINKGNPTTGAAMIKENIEGCTGSNSEYPVEPGDELLIEPGNSAGPVKAGTNNLIGLDPYAAWDTSTNSIEGSSFSDPLDSPRVAIISFYDPRYPPTGGRNVITVYELGAFFIENVDSSGNVTARFMNTVAVDPEPGGSSDCLLRISRLMLDSSRQ from the coding sequence ATGACCATTTTACGTAATCTTTTTTCCCAACAACACGGCGTGGCCAGCATTCTCGTCGGCATGTGCATGGCCGCCTTGATGGGGATGTGTGCCTTGGCTGTAGATATAGGTCGAATCTATATCAAACGCGGCGCAATTCAGACAGCTGCCGATGCCGGAGCACTGGCCGGAGCCAATTCTCTTATGGCCGAAGGAAGCGACATAGAAAAACTCAGGGCCATTGTCACAAAATACGCGGAACGAAACCTGACAGCGACGGATATTCCGAACGAATCAGTGACGCCGACAGACATCGTTTTCCTAAGAGATGGCGTGCCTGATGAGGACCAGCCTAATCAAGTCGAAGTCACCGTCACTCTCAATGAAGCCCAAGGCAATCCATTCCCACTGTATTTTGGTAAGGCTATAGGTATTCCCTTCGCAAACATTCAAGTCGTAGCCCGTGCAGGTATCGTCGGCATCTGCTCCAGCAAATGCATCAAACCTTTTGTTGTTCCCACCAAGTTTACATGGAACGATTCGGCTGCCCCTGCCACCAAGTACTACGAAAACGACAGGATGGACGTGGAAAGCGTTCAGGAACTCGACTCGGTAGAAGTCCTCGGATACACTCAGGACGACGTCGGCACCCAGATCATTATCAAACCGGGCGACCCAAGTTTGGCCATCGCTCCCGGGCAGTATAATCTTATAGATTTGCCACCCATCAACAAAGGCAATCCGACAACGGGTGCGGCTATGATCAAGGAAAACATTGAAGGGTGTACCGGCTCCAACAGTGAATATCCTGTTGAACCAGGCGACGAATTGTTGATCGAACCCGGCAACTCGGCTGGCCCGGTCAAAGCCGGAACCAACAACCTCATTGGACTTGATCCCTACGCGGCATGGGACACATCAACTAACTCCATTGAAGGCAGCTCCTTTAGTGATCCTCTCGACAGTCCTCGCGTCGCCATCATCTCCTTCTATGACCCTCGCTACCCGCCAACAGGCGGTAGAAATGTCATTACAGTCTATGAGCTTGGTGCCTTTTTCATCGAAAATGTCGACAGCAGTGGCAATGTGACAGCCCGATTCATGAATACTGTAGCGGTTGATCCAGAACCAGGG
- a CDS encoding TadE/TadG family type IV pilus assembly protein yields MRKNDTKKQGAMALEFALLMSLLLIPLITGMWDASQLIDMNQILTRAAREGVVMASRGDDPVAQVQAFVESAGLESNNLVVEIELGQDDPELGQEIAVRLNYNLSGSTVLPWEELMPDGISIVAYAKVE; encoded by the coding sequence ATGCGCAAAAATGATACAAAGAAACAAGGCGCCATGGCCCTTGAATTCGCCCTTCTTATGTCACTCTTACTCATCCCGCTAATTACAGGCATGTGGGATGCGTCTCAATTAATAGACATGAATCAGATTTTAACCCGCGCAGCAAGAGAAGGCGTAGTCATGGCCTCACGTGGGGATGACCCTGTTGCCCAAGTGCAGGCCTTTGTCGAATCGGCAGGACTTGAATCAAACAACCTTGTCGTGGAAATAGAGCTCGGACAGGATGACCCTGAACTCGGTCAGGAAATTGCCGTAAGGCTGAATTACAATCTCTCTGGAAGCACCGTACTTCCATGGGAAGAACTCATGCCGGACGGCATCTCCATAGTTGCCTACGCCAAAGTGGAGTGA
- a CDS encoding TadE/TadG family type IV pilus assembly protein — protein MKKNRQTQSKQGLAAIEMAMLFPIFMMLLVGVMDTGRLYWTQSVVRDAAFEGARTAILHESTTSQIESVVTEELVSGGINQSSSVVISARQASQPVEVKVSVPFEFYVIDNLLPSLEGPTNISAAAVMIHER, from the coding sequence ATGAAAAAGAACAGACAAACTCAGTCCAAACAAGGATTAGCAGCCATAGAAATGGCCATGTTGTTCCCGATCTTCATGATGTTACTGGTCGGCGTCATGGATACTGGTCGATTATACTGGACACAAAGTGTTGTCCGTGACGCAGCCTTTGAAGGTGCTCGTACAGCCATTCTTCACGAAAGCACCACCAGCCAAATCGAATCGGTTGTTACCGAAGAACTGGTGTCAGGCGGGATTAACCAGTCTTCATCTGTCGTGATTAGCGCCCGCCAGGCGTCACAACCCGTTGAAGTCAAAGTTTCTGTCCCCTTCGAGTTTTATGTCATCGACAACCTGCTTCCATCTCTGGAAGGGCCGACCAACATTTCGGCTGCGGCTGTCATGATTCATGAGAGGTAA
- a CDS encoding c-type cytochrome — MKKIFAILTVIFCFGVTAAFAVDGGALYKKRCAKCHRDGTESSKAGGGVVLKGQSSGEIEMKMNGYADGSYGGKKKKTMIRIASKLNGQEVKAIADYLGSM, encoded by the coding sequence ATGAAGAAGATTTTTGCAATACTGACCGTGATTTTCTGTTTTGGCGTGACCGCAGCTTTTGCCGTTGACGGTGGAGCTTTGTACAAAAAACGGTGTGCCAAGTGTCATCGCGATGGAACCGAATCGTCCAAAGCCGGTGGAGGTGTTGTCCTCAAGGGCCAAAGTAGCGGTGAAATTGAGATGAAAATGAACGGGTACGCTGATGGTTCGTATGGCGGGAAGAAAAAAAAGACCATGATCCGTATTGCGAGTAAGCTTAACGGACAGGAAGTTAAGGCTATCGCGGATTATTTAGGCTCTATGTAG
- a CDS encoding substrate-binding domain-containing protein: MKKMKALGLVILVLLIWQGGVGCSRHADADKNRKTLIIFCGSTMISPIMELAKLFEATHDVTVKMTSGGSQDLAKSIEVNHVGDVFFPGFKAFVDTMEADGHVVDSGMVGHNELAIFVAKNNPKNLTGNLNQLVDSSLAVVIGHEDLGAVGKESKRILSALNIYEPVVRNTVFMASDSKGLSAAIREGKADIVLNWKAVAQLNDNRDYIDVISIKEAASQPLIMASLVYSANPELAKSFLQLCVSPEGRAVFERFGF; the protein is encoded by the coding sequence ATGAAAAAAATGAAGGCGTTGGGGCTTGTTATACTTGTTCTGCTTATCTGGCAGGGGGGAGTGGGGTGCAGTCGTCATGCTGATGCGGATAAAAATCGGAAGACTCTGATAATTTTTTGTGGGTCTACGATGATTTCTCCAATAATGGAACTTGCCAAACTGTTTGAGGCAACTCACGATGTGACAGTGAAGATGACCTCTGGTGGGTCTCAGGATTTAGCAAAATCCATTGAGGTGAACCATGTGGGAGATGTCTTTTTCCCCGGCTTCAAAGCCTTTGTTGATACCATGGAAGCCGATGGGCATGTGGTCGATAGCGGGATGGTCGGCCATAATGAATTGGCAATTTTTGTGGCCAAGAACAATCCCAAAAATTTGACAGGAAATCTCAACCAATTGGTGGATTCGTCTTTGGCGGTCGTTATAGGTCATGAGGATCTTGGTGCCGTCGGCAAAGAGTCCAAGAGAATACTGTCAGCACTGAATATCTATGAGCCCGTGGTGCGAAATACGGTTTTTATGGCATCGGATTCAAAGGGGTTGAGTGCCGCGATTCGAGAAGGTAAAGCGGACATAGTGCTCAACTGGAAGGCGGTGGCCCAACTCAATGACAATCGTGATTATATTGATGTGATTTCCATTAAAGAAGCTGCTTCACAGCCTTTGATCATGGCAAGCCTCGTCTATAGTGCCAATCCAGAATTGGCCAAGTCTTTTCTCCAACTCTGTGTCTCTCCTGAAGGCCGTGCGGTCTTTGAAAGGTTTGGTTTTTAA
- a CDS encoding PAS domain S-box protein — MAFSFREPILRKMYSFFLLTGACIFLTLASQFLLEKSQENALDFEQNLRVKTHISLIVQQEIRSLQNQFQYMLLSASVIELDNANSEIGRLLKLVQSAVSVIEHGGEYITNVSVNFGNKDVIAWPIRHEVENEGEVSLSAIEMRTNLARLEEMRTEYYAVMQQAVLSPKERKEGDLALYHKKIAPFFTRLVESSNRLYIESLESEKYAEKERKGQVHFYNWVASIAVPLFLIMTGVIALWIIRDIRRLLHERTEALSSMTETKENLEGMVFKRTKALRQEVSERRLAEKRFASQAEFLTTVIESLGHPFHVINANDYTVSMSNQAARDKALGAGNYCYTLNYGLDKPCSAIERGCPLKEVRKTKEPVILEHKISTPDKGIKYLEVHGYPIFDNQGNVVQMIEYSLDITDKHLALRALEQSRDELEHKVRERTFRLEKEVIQRVEIQQELEASERHFRTLIECIRDVLVILDKDGVIAYISPSVETNFGYAPDLLIGKSFKEFVRVGEAGHLEKPSDTFFSDAVNDDNPLKHMAVSSDGVKFYMESRVQDMSHDPAIGGLLITCRDVSSRNKAEEMQKRLNMVIEQNPSSIVITDTSGNIEYVNPQFERLTGYSKAEIVGKNPSILNSGLTDPARFVEMYEAIGKGEVWQGEFINKNRAGELYTENVIVAPIKNHRGEVTNYVALKENITELKKAREQAEIANKAKMEFLSRMSHELRTPLNAIIGFSKLLMEDKFGNLLPKQIEQANRINTAGSHLMQMISEILDFSRIETGSFSIRLEPVLPSEIIGECLMLTEHMAREHGIVFSVEDSVYAIPRLIVDRIRFKQVMVNLMSNAVKYNVKDGTVTISAEVKGSLAKIDVADTGIGIPADRQGELFTPFTRMVAEYSGIEGTGIGMTITKQLLEAMHGTIEFVSTEGEGSTFTITLPCEEKIISGPGPDMVRKDSGAADLCILYVDNDSDRISSMREIVAEWPDIIVVIRRNWEKALTAIDLLKPEIVVVNAAFAGQGYAEHVQELKKRSATPPTVLMLGGKEVPGPSAGVDGNLCSPVSLQDIINVYNASQGKDDD; from the coding sequence ATGGCTTTCAGTTTTCGAGAACCGATTTTGCGGAAGATGTATTCCTTTTTCCTTTTGACCGGTGCGTGCATCTTTCTGACCCTTGCTTCTCAATTTCTCTTGGAAAAAAGTCAGGAAAATGCTCTCGATTTTGAGCAGAACCTGCGTGTTAAAACGCATATCAGTCTTATTGTTCAGCAGGAAATTCGTTCATTACAAAATCAGTTTCAATATATGTTGTTGTCTGCATCCGTTATTGAATTGGATAACGCAAACAGTGAAATCGGCAGACTTTTGAAGTTGGTGCAATCGGCTGTTTCGGTCATTGAACATGGCGGAGAATATATCACGAATGTCTCGGTGAATTTTGGGAACAAGGATGTTATTGCCTGGCCGATTCGGCATGAAGTTGAAAACGAAGGCGAGGTGAGTCTTTCTGCCATCGAAATGCGAACCAATCTTGCGCGATTGGAAGAAATGCGGACAGAATATTATGCCGTGATGCAACAGGCGGTTCTCAGTCCCAAGGAGAGAAAAGAGGGGGACTTGGCCTTGTATCACAAGAAAATTGCCCCGTTTTTTACCCGATTGGTTGAGAGTTCCAACCGTTTGTACATAGAAAGCCTTGAATCTGAAAAGTATGCAGAGAAAGAGCGCAAGGGGCAGGTTCACTTTTATAATTGGGTCGCATCGATTGCAGTCCCGCTTTTTCTTATTATGACGGGGGTGATCGCGTTGTGGATCATCCGTGACATTCGTCGGCTTCTCCACGAGCGAACCGAAGCATTAAGTTCCATGACCGAGACCAAAGAGAATCTTGAAGGGATGGTTTTTAAGCGCACAAAGGCCTTGCGACAGGAAGTCTCAGAACGAAGATTGGCGGAAAAACGTTTTGCCAGTCAGGCAGAGTTTTTAACCACCGTTATTGAATCTCTCGGGCATCCTTTTCATGTTATCAATGCCAATGATTATACGGTTTCCATGTCTAATCAGGCAGCCAGAGACAAGGCTCTCGGAGCAGGAAATTATTGTTATACTCTGAATTACGGCTTGGATAAACCGTGTTCAGCTATAGAACGTGGTTGCCCGTTGAAAGAGGTTAGAAAAACCAAGGAACCGGTTATTCTGGAGCATAAGATTTCAACGCCAGATAAAGGAATAAAATATTTAGAAGTTCATGGTTATCCCATTTTTGACAATCAAGGCAACGTCGTTCAGATGATTGAATACAGCTTGGATATCACGGACAAGCATTTAGCATTACGTGCGTTGGAGCAATCCAGAGATGAACTTGAACACAAAGTTCGTGAACGGACATTTCGCCTTGAAAAAGAGGTTATTCAAAGGGTTGAAATTCAACAGGAGCTTGAAGCCAGCGAACGGCATTTTCGTACACTGATTGAGTGCATACGAGATGTTCTCGTCATTTTGGATAAAGACGGCGTCATTGCTTATATTTCCCCGTCGGTTGAAACGAATTTTGGTTATGCGCCCGATCTTCTTATAGGCAAGTCGTTTAAGGAATTTGTACGGGTTGGAGAAGCTGGGCATTTGGAGAAACCGTCGGATACGTTTTTTTCTGATGCCGTGAATGACGATAATCCCCTGAAGCATATGGCGGTGAGTTCTGACGGGGTTAAATTTTATATGGAATCTCGTGTGCAGGATATGTCTCATGATCCTGCTATCGGAGGACTTTTGATTACGTGTCGGGATGTTTCGTCTCGCAATAAAGCTGAAGAGATGCAGAAACGACTCAATATGGTTATTGAGCAGAATCCTTCAAGTATCGTTATTACCGATACGTCTGGAAATATTGAATATGTGAACCCGCAGTTTGAGCGGCTTACGGGGTATAGCAAGGCGGAAATTGTCGGGAAAAATCCGAGTATCCTCAACTCTGGACTGACAGATCCCGCACGGTTTGTAGAGATGTATGAAGCTATCGGCAAGGGGGAAGTCTGGCAGGGAGAATTTATCAATAAGAATCGGGCTGGTGAGTTGTATACGGAAAATGTGATTGTGGCTCCGATCAAGAATCATCGGGGTGAAGTGACCAATTATGTGGCGCTCAAGGAAAACATCACTGAACTCAAGAAAGCTCGAGAACAAGCGGAGATTGCAAATAAAGCGAAGATGGAATTTTTGTCTCGTATGAGTCACGAACTTCGTACGCCGCTTAACGCCATTATTGGTTTTTCCAAGCTGCTTATGGAGGATAAATTTGGCAATTTGTTGCCTAAGCAGATTGAACAAGCCAATCGAATTAATACGGCTGGTAGCCATCTTATGCAGATGATCTCCGAAATACTTGATTTTTCCCGTATTGAGACAGGGAGCTTTTCTATTCGGCTTGAACCTGTATTGCCTTCGGAGATTATAGGTGAATGTCTTATGCTCACAGAGCATATGGCCCGAGAGCATGGCATTGTTTTTTCTGTGGAAGATTCCGTTTACGCGATACCGCGACTTATTGTTGATCGGATTCGTTTCAAGCAGGTAATGGTTAACTTGATGTCGAATGCGGTCAAATATAATGTCAAAGACGGGACCGTGACTATTTCGGCTGAAGTGAAGGGCAGCTTGGCCAAGATTGATGTGGCGGACACAGGTATCGGTATCCCGGCAGACAGGCAGGGTGAGCTGTTTACCCCCTTTACCCGGATGGTGGCAGAGTACTCCGGCATCGAGGGGACGGGAATTGGTATGACTATCACCAAGCAATTGTTGGAAGCTATGCATGGTACCATTGAATTTGTTAGCACGGAGGGCGAAGGGTCTACTTTTACGATTACTTTGCCATGTGAGGAAAAAATAATATCCGGTCCGGGGCCGGATATGGTGCGAAAAGATTCGGGAGCGGCTGATCTTTGTATTTTGTATGTGGATAATGATTCTGATCGTATTAGTTCCATGCGTGAAATTGTAGCTGAATGGCCTGATATTATCGTCGTTATTCGGAGGAATTGGGAGAAAGCCTTAACGGCTATCGATTTGCTCAAACCGGAAATAGTTGTTGTCAACGCTGCTTTTGCAGGGCAGGGCTACGCCGAGCACGTTCAAGAATTGAAAAAACGGAGTGCGACCCCGCCGACAGTGTTGATGCTGGGGGGAAAGGAAGTCCCGGGACCGTCGGCTGGAGTGGACGGAAATTTGTGTTCCCCTGTCTCTTTGCAGGACATCATTAATGTATACAATGCCAGTCAAGGAAAGGACGATGATTGA
- a CDS encoding HD domain-containing phosphohydrolase, whose translation MIDKTTLYSSSILIVDDNPTNIALLEDILEEEGYDNYTSTTDPRMVVELHAKEKFDLLLLDIRMPYMNGIEVMHALRDQNSSDYLPILVLTAQTDQQTRQRALEAGAKDFLTKPFDHWEVLLRIRNMLVTRHYYKRQVVRGDILEEQVRERTRALNEAQLEIVRRLGRAGEYRDNETGAHVIRMSKVAEILARGLGLDDEMCERILHASPMHDVGKIAIPDSILLKPGPLDKDEWEIMKSHTTFGSDIMGDHPSDVILMASELALCHHEWWNGNGYPNGLKGENIPLCARIATVSDVFDALMSHRPYKEPWPLEKAVAYIKESSGTQFDPKVVEVFLDSLPAIMVVRKEHPDPENG comes from the coding sequence ATGATTGATAAAACAACACTTTACTCGTCGAGCATCCTGATCGTTGACGATAATCCTACCAATATAGCTTTGCTTGAAGATATTCTCGAAGAAGAGGGGTATGATAATTATACCTCCACCACGGACCCGCGCATGGTGGTCGAATTGCATGCAAAGGAAAAATTTGACCTCCTGCTTCTTGATATCCGTATGCCATACATGAACGGGATCGAAGTCATGCATGCGTTGCGCGATCAGAATTCGTCAGACTACCTGCCCATTTTGGTTTTGACGGCGCAGACAGATCAACAGACCCGTCAGAGGGCTCTTGAGGCCGGAGCCAAGGATTTTTTGACTAAACCGTTTGATCATTGGGAAGTCCTGCTTCGAATTCGTAATATGTTGGTCACAAGACATTATTATAAGCGGCAGGTAGTCCGTGGAGATATCCTTGAAGAACAGGTGCGGGAACGGACTCGCGCCTTGAACGAAGCACAGCTTGAGATTGTCCGCCGACTCGGTCGAGCCGGTGAATATCGCGATAACGAGACCGGGGCGCATGTTATTCGTATGAGCAAGGTGGCTGAAATCCTGGCGCGGGGATTGGGGTTGGATGACGAAATGTGTGAGCGTATTCTTCATGCCAGTCCCATGCATGATGTTGGCAAGATCGCCATACCGGATTCTATTTTGCTCAAGCCGGGACCACTCGATAAGGATGAGTGGGAGATCATGAAGAGCCATACGACTTTTGGAAGCGACATTATGGGCGACCATCCTTCGGACGTTATCCTCATGGCGTCGGAGTTAGCCCTGTGCCACCATGAATGGTGGAACGGTAACGGTTATCCCAATGGTCTGAAAGGTGAGAATATCCCGTTGTGTGCTCGGATAGCTACGGTCAGCGATGTCTTTGATGCGTTGATGTCCCATCGTCCATACAAAGAACCATGGCCTTTGGAAAAAGCTGTCGCTTACATTAAAGAATCGTCTGGTACACAGTTTGACCCCAAGGTTGTCGAGGTGTTTTTAGACAGTCTTCCGGCAATCATGGTTGTCCGGAAAGAGCATCCTGATCCCGAAAATGGATAA
- a CDS encoding M20 family metallopeptidase gives MDMIQTFKTYLEDNKDEMFDLLEQIVNINSYSGNKEGVDKVVDVLETTFKDMGLITRRQQREVTGDNLVAENTARTSGGGLLMIGHMDTVFPPEMGFDTYRKDGNTIYGPGVYDMKGGLVVGIFAAKALQAAGLLETIPVGFTYNSDEEIGSPHSRDIIVKEAKKSDFCFVMEGSGANGGEIVTGRKGRIVFDFEVTGKAGHAGNAAFPKASAIVEMAQMITALEALNDPEAGTSLNVGQIEGGVGPNTVAATAKARVETRFTTMEGRDKVWSAINKIITSPTLSGTSATLKIQIERPPMVPNEANLALFGSVEQAAIELGLTVKSNFRGGGSDANIVSEAGVPVLDGLGSSGEKLHTPDESMRADSMVRQALLTALSAVRAYEKYA, from the coding sequence ATGGACATGATTCAAACGTTCAAAACGTACCTTGAAGACAACAAAGATGAAATGTTCGATCTGCTTGAACAGATCGTGAACATTAATAGCTATTCTGGAAACAAGGAAGGCGTAGACAAGGTCGTGGACGTCCTTGAAACGACCTTTAAAGACATGGGTCTTATCACTCGTCGTCAACAGCGCGAGGTCACTGGCGACAATCTGGTGGCTGAAAACACCGCACGTACTTCCGGCGGCGGCCTGCTCATGATCGGTCACATGGACACAGTCTTTCCACCGGAAATGGGGTTCGATACTTATAGAAAAGATGGGAACACCATATACGGTCCCGGCGTCTACGACATGAAAGGTGGTTTGGTCGTCGGCATCTTTGCGGCAAAAGCCCTGCAGGCAGCCGGGTTGTTGGAAACAATCCCTGTCGGTTTCACTTACAACTCCGATGAGGAGATCGGCTCACCCCACTCCCGCGACATTATTGTAAAAGAAGCAAAAAAAAGCGACTTCTGCTTTGTCATGGAAGGATCCGGCGCCAACGGCGGAGAAATAGTCACAGGGCGCAAGGGCCGCATCGTCTTCGACTTTGAAGTCACCGGTAAAGCCGGACATGCAGGCAACGCGGCCTTCCCCAAAGCAAGTGCCATTGTGGAAATGGCCCAAATGATCACCGCACTAGAAGCGTTGAACGACCCTGAAGCCGGTACATCCCTGAACGTTGGTCAAATAGAAGGTGGCGTTGGCCCCAACACGGTCGCCGCAACAGCGAAAGCACGAGTGGAGACCCGCTTTACGACCATGGAAGGACGGGACAAAGTTTGGTCCGCCATCAACAAGATCATTACCTCGCCGACTCTTTCCGGCACATCAGCGACCCTTAAAATTCAGATAGAACGTCCGCCCATGGTTCCCAACGAGGCAAACCTTGCGCTGTTTGGTTCAGTTGAACAGGCTGCAATAGAATTGGGTTTGACCGTCAAATCAAACTTCCGAGGCGGTGGGTCCGATGCCAACATCGTCTCCGAGGCAGGTGTTCCGGTACTAGACGGTTTAGGTTCATCCGGCGAAAAGCTCCACACCCCGGACGAAAGCATGCGGGCAGACTCGATGGTTCGTCAGGCATTGCTGACCGCCCTGAGTGCAGTCAGAGCATACGAAAAATATGCATAA
- a CDS encoding ABC transporter substrate-binding protein codes for MKKKLLISFVIMASLILGASIAMAKDLTIGLKGEPTSLDPHFHNVTQNNQMALWVFDKLILQDSRQKLYPGLAESWTPVSDTVWEFKLRQGVKFHDGSPFTAEDMKYTIERIPNVPNSPSSFTGAVGAITEVEVVDPYTVRIHTEKPAPLMPRNFASFTIVSKKASEGKATEDFNSGVACIGTGPYKLVEWVRGDKIVYERNDDYWGVKPEWEKIIVRPISNDGTRVAALQSGDVDLINFVPPADVKHLKAAEGVALSQSPSTRLIYLHLDSDRDDSPMVTDNDGNKIKNPMKDVRVRKAISKAINREAIAARIMEGLAIPAAQMLPDGYEGTSKTLQPEKYDPKGAKALLAEAGYPEGFKLTIHGPNDRYVNDGDIAQAIAQMLTKVGIKTEVNTMPKAVYFGKASALEFSLMLLGWATDTGEHTNCVGSLLHTYDKEKGFGSANRGRYSNPVVDQKLEEALVTVDPAEHNKIVIECVEAGMNDVGIVPIHFQVSVWGTKKGLTYNGRTDGYTLPYEIKAQ; via the coding sequence ATGAAAAAGAAACTGTTGATCAGCTTCGTCATCATGGCGAGCCTGATCCTCGGCGCATCCATTGCGATGGCCAAGGATCTGACCATCGGCCTCAAGGGCGAGCCCACCTCTCTCGACCCCCATTTCCACAATGTCACCCAGAACAATCAGATGGCCCTGTGGGTCTTTGACAAACTCATTCTTCAGGACTCTCGTCAGAAGTTGTATCCCGGTCTGGCCGAATCCTGGACACCCGTCAGCGACACCGTTTGGGAGTTCAAGCTTCGCCAAGGCGTCAAATTTCATGATGGTTCTCCGTTTACCGCAGAGGATATGAAGTACACCATCGAGCGTATCCCCAACGTCCCCAACAGTCCTTCTTCCTTTACCGGCGCTGTGGGTGCGATTACCGAGGTTGAAGTCGTGGACCCGTACACTGTGCGTATCCACACCGAAAAGCCGGCTCCTTTGATGCCGCGTAACTTCGCTTCTTTCACCATCGTTTCCAAAAAAGCCTCCGAGGGTAAGGCCACCGAAGATTTTAATTCAGGCGTTGCCTGTATCGGCACCGGTCCCTACAAATTGGTTGAATGGGTTCGCGGTGACAAAATTGTTTACGAACGCAATGATGACTATTGGGGTGTGAAACCTGAATGGGAAAAGATCATTGTCCGTCCTATTTCCAATGATGGTACTCGCGTGGCTGCTCTTCAGTCTGGCGATGTTGACTTGATCAACTTTGTTCCCCCGGCAGACGTGAAGCATCTCAAGGCGGCCGAAGGTGTTGCTTTGTCGCAGTCTCCGTCCACTCGTTTGATCTACCTGCATCTTGATTCCGATCGTGACGATTCTCCCATGGTCACCGATAATGACGGTAATAAGATCAAGAATCCTATGAAGGACGTTCGTGTCCGCAAGGCCATTTCCAAGGCCATTAATCGCGAAGCTATTGCTGCTCGCATCATGGAAGGTCTGGCTATTCCTGCAGCCCAGATGTTGCCCGATGGTTATGAAGGTACTTCCAAGACTTTGCAGCCTGAAAAATACGATCCCAAGGGCGCCAAGGCTTTGCTGGCTGAAGCTGGTTATCCCGAAGGTTTCAAGTTGACTATTCATGGTCCCAATGACCGTTATGTCAACGATGGCGACATTGCTCAGGCTATCGCCCAGATGTTGACCAAGGTTGGTATCAAGACTGAAGTCAACACCATGCCCAAGGCCGTGTACTTCGGTAAAGCTTCCGCTCTGGAATTCAGCCTCATGTTGCTTGGTTGGGCCACTGATACCGGTGAGCATACCAACTGTGTTGGCTCCTTGCTGCATACTTACGACAAAGAAAAGGGCTTTGGTTCCGCCAACCGTGGTCGTTACTCCAACCCCGTGGTTGACCAAAAGCTGGAAGAAGCTCTGGTGACTGTTGATCCTGCTGAGCACAACAAGATCGTCATCGAATGCGTTGAAGCCGGTATGAATGACGTTGGCATCGTGCCCATCCACTTCCAGGTCTCCGTTTGGGGTACCAAGAAAGGGCTGACTTATAATGGTCGTACCGACGGTTACACTCTGCCTTACGAAATCAAGGCTCAATAG